The genomic window CGGAGTGAAACCCATACGAGCGGGCAATGATGGAGCGAACTTTGGTGTTGAGTCCCTCGACCCTTCCATTGGATACCCCAAGTATGGCGGAGGCAAGTATCCCGTCTCGATGAGTTCGGATGGTCTTTGAGAGTCGGATGAAACTTGATAGTCGTGAGCGTGAGGCTCGCTTGCACCAGTGATCGAGCATCTCATTCACCTCGTCGATTTCGAGGTCTCCAGCAAAGATCACCCGTAAGGACTCCTTCATCTCATAAGCTCGCCATAGGGCTCCCCCTCGTTGTTTGACAGCTAAGAGGGCTAGTCCCTGACGTTTGGTTAGGGTTCCTGGATTCTTCAACAGTGCCCACCTTGCCCCGGCGAACTTACGGGCATAGACAGGAGAGGGAAGCTTTCTCATCTCCCGCCAAAGATCCTTTCGTACCTCCTCTAGGGCCTCGGTTCCCAAGTAGGGTCGAACCAGAGCGCCCTGCCAACGTTTCCGCTGGTGGGTTTCTCTGGTCCGCCCTCCGAACCGGACTTGCGACTTCCACCGCATCCGGCTCTCCCCGAACCCATGCCATCTGGCTAAGATGCCTTCTCCTCTATCCCCGCCCACGGTGAAGGGATTGCCGCACCACGATAGCGGTAACGGGTCACTTGGACTGACCTGCAGTCAAAGAGTACTTCACCGTCTTGCTCGGGCATCCAGGCGTTGGCCAGGTAATGCCGTCGCAACCACCCCCAGTTCGCACGGCGATATTTCCGCCGTAGCCAGTGCACTACCCTTAGCCAGGTGTACTGGTGTAGGTAGGCAAAGCTATCTTTGGATACGCCATGTCGGAAGTAGTTTGTCCAGCCCCTCAGAACACCATTAATCTGGCGCAAGAGACTAGAGAGCGGGTTATTCGTTCCCTGTTTGGTAATCGCCTTAACCTTGGCTTTGATCGAGGAGAGCGACTTCTTCGACGGCCAGGTATAGACGTATGCCTTGTTTGATCCTCTCTTGGTCTGTCGCTGGATGCGAAAGCCGAGAAAGTCAAACCCCTCGTCAATGTGGACGGTCATCGTCTTCTCCGGTGATAGGCGTAGACCTACCTGGGAGAGTACCACCGCAACCT from Ferrimicrobium acidiphilum DSM 19497 includes these protein-coding regions:
- a CDS encoding transposase, with translation MRWKSQVRFGGRTRETHQRKRWQGALVRPYLGTEALEEVRKDLWREMRKLPSPVYARKFAGARWALLKNPGTLTKRQGLALLAVKQRGGALWRAYEMKESLRVIFAGDLEIDEVNEMLDHWCKRASRSRLSSFIRLSKTIRTHRDGILASAILGVSNGRVEGLNTKVRSIIARSYGFHSAKATLALVMLACGPIDLKLPYERASLST
- a CDS encoding group II intron maturase-specific domain-containing protein codes for the protein MLSPLLANIALSVLDEHFAEVWERDMGTRSQRATRRKHKEATYRLIRYADDFVVMVHGTKEHTEALRAEVAVVLSQVGLRLSPEKTMTVHIDEGFDFLGFRIQRQTKRGSNKAYVYTWPSKKSLSSIKAKVKAITKQGTNNPLSSLLRQINGVLRGWTNYFRHGVSKDSFAYLHQYTWLRVVHWLRRKYRRANWGWLRRHYLANAWMPEQDGEVLFDCRSVQVTRYRYRGAAIPSPWAGIEEKAS